In the Dama dama isolate Ldn47 chromosome 13, ASM3311817v1, whole genome shotgun sequence genome, one interval contains:
- the TCL1B gene encoding T-cell leukemia/lymphoma protein 1B → MEAEASPPVGSPPCFLWFQRPGVYKDEKGRIWVAVALQINPSLRARGSGAPESTHEVTITVHLWQLPSQMPRPPSCLFVSGLPMKWELYPGRRYQGTDSRRWEIVDHGQANPAGPVSSARILMHLLIGLHT, encoded by the exons ATGGAAGCCGAAGCTTCTCCGCCGGTGGGATCTCCCCCTTGCTTCCTGTGGTTCCAGAGGCCTGGCGTCTACAAGGATGAGAAGGGGAGGATCTGGGTGGCTGTGGCTCTGCAGATCAATCCCTCCCTCCGAGCTCGGGGCAGCGGGGCCCCTGAGAGCACA CATGAAGTCACCATCACGGTCCATCTGTGGCAGTTACCTAGCCAGATGCCCAGGCCCCCTAGCTGTCTGTTTGTGTCTGGGCTGCCCATGAAGTGGGAGCTCTATCCCGGGCGAAGGTACCAAGGAACGGATTCCAGACGCTGGGAGATAGTGGACCATGGCCAGGCAA ACCCGGCTGGCCCTGTGTCTTCAGCGAGAATCCTTATGCACCTGCTCATTGGTTTGCACACCTAG